The proteins below are encoded in one region of Triticum aestivum cultivar Chinese Spring chromosome 1B, IWGSC CS RefSeq v2.1, whole genome shotgun sequence:
- the LOC123132455 gene encoding gibberellin receptor GID1 produces MAGSDEVNRNECKTVVPLHTWVLISNFKVSYHMLRRPDGTFERDLAEYMDRRVPANPRPVEGVSSFDHFIDLSVGLEARIYRAVAGNAAGAAEGAAALTLPILEFLGGAPSPDPLPVIIFFHGGSFAHSASSTTIYDNLCRQLVKLSKGVVVSVNYRRAPEHRYPCAYDDGWTALKWAQAQPFLRSGEDAQLRVFLAGDSSGGNIAHHVAVRAAEEGIKIHGNILLNAMFGGNERTESERRLDGKYFVTLQDRDWYWKAYLPEDADRDHPACNPFGPNGRRLKGLPFAKSLIIVSGLDLTCDRQLGYAEGLREDGHDVKLVHREKATIGFYLLSNTDHYHEVMEEIAEFVRANLL; encoded by the exons ATGGCCGGCAGCGACGAGGTCAACCGCAACGAGTGCAAG ACGGTGGTGCCGCTCCACACATGGGTGCTCATCTCCAACTTCAAGGTGTCGTACCACATGCTCCGCCGCCCCGACGGCACCTTCGAGCGCGACCTCGCCGAGTACATGGACCGCCGGGTGCCCGCCAACCCCAGGCCGGTCGAGGGCGTCTCCTCCTTCGACCACTTCATCGACTTGTCCGtcggcctcgaggcgcgcatcTACCGCGCCGTCGCCGGCAACGCAGCGGGCGCCGCCGAGGGCGCCGCCGCGCTCACCCTGCCCATCCTCGAGTTCCTCGGCGGGGCGCCGTCCCCGGACCCGCTCCCGGTGATCATCTTCTTCCACGGCGGCAGCTTCGCGCACTCGGCGTCCAGCACAACCATCTACGACAACCTCTGCCGCCAGTTGGTGAAGCTGAGCAAGGGCGTGGTGGTGTCCGTCAACTACCGACGCGCCCCGGAGCACCGGTACCCGTGCGCGTACGACGACGGGTGGACCGCGCTCAAGTGGGCCCAGGCCCAGCCGTTCCTGCGGAGCGGCGAGGACGCGCAGCTCCGCGTGTTCCTCGCCGGCGACAGCTCCGGCGGCAACATCGCGCACCACGTGGCCGTCCGCGCCGCGGAGGAGGGGATCAAGATACACGGCAACATCCTGCTCAACGCCATGTTCGGCGGCAACGAGCGCACCGAGTCGGAGCGGCGCCTGGACGGCAAGTACTTCGTCACGCTCCAGGACAGGGACTGGTACTGGAAGGCGTACCTGCCGGAGGACGCGGACCGGGACCACCCGGCGTGCAACCCGTTCGGGCCGaacgggcggcggctcaagggccTGCCGTTCGCCAAGAGCCTCATCATCGTGTCGGGGCTGGACCTCACCTGCGACCGGCAGCTGGGCTACGCGGAGGGCCTCCGGGAGGACGGCCACGACGTGAAGCTGGTGCACCGCGAGAAGGCCACCATCGGCTTCTACCTGCTGTCCAACACGGACCACTACCACGAGGTGATGGAGGAGATCGCCGAGTTCGTCCGAGCTAACCTCCTGTAG